The DNA segment GGCTTCCGCGCCCGGTTCGTCAACGCGCTACTTGCCACCCACTCAAAGCTTCACACCCACCGTGGTGCGCAGCTGCGTGTCCAGGGCGGGCACTGTCGCGGGCGGCGCGCTGTCGTAGGTGAGGTTGAAGCCGATGCCCACTGTGACGCGGGGATTGGGTGTCACCGCGAAGATCGTCTCGTTGAGCACGCGCAGGTCGGAGGGACGGGTGACTCGCGGCTGGATGTAGACCGTCTCCACGAGGTTGATGTTCTCCATCAGCCTTATCCGTCCCAGCAGGTAGCTGGAGACTCGAGGATCCGTGTAGCGGTCTCCCGCGTCCGGCTCGCCGTCCTTGCGCAGCCGCTCGTGCTCCAGCATCAGCGCCACCCCGAAGGTGAGCCCCAGGCGGTCCTCGTTGAGCAGGATGAAGCGCGGTCCCGCGCCCAGCAGGATCCGGAGCTGGAGCCGGCGGAACTCGTTGTATTCGTGCTGCGCGAAGATCTCGCCCGACACCGTGTCCGTGAGCTTGCGCCGGTAGCGCACGTGCTCCAGCACCTGGCTGACGATGCGCTCGCCGCTGGCGAACGAATACTCACCCCGGATGACGCCCAGCCAGACGTCACGCTCGGAGCGCAGCTGGCCCACCAGGGAGCCCCGAATGGAGAACAGCTCCGTGCTGCCCGTGCGCCAGTCGCCGCCCAACTCGATGGCCGCGGCCGGCCCCGGCTCCGCCTTCTCGTCGAAGAGCGCCTGCACGTTGACGATCTGTGCCGCCGCGCCGCTCGCGTGGAGCAACACCACCAGCACCACCCACCCACCCGACTTCAGGAGATTCATGCACCCTTGCTGTGCCTACTCTGGCGCTCCCGTTCAACCCTGTTGTGGGGGCTCCGGTGCGTCGGTCCAGCGCTTGACGCCAACGGTCCAGGCGGAGCATGCCTGCGCTGTTTCCCAGGCCCTTGCCCTGTCCGGAGTCCGCCCATGCAGGTTCACATCATCGATGCCTTCACCCGCACCGCCGGTGCGGGAAATCGCGCGGGCGTGGTGCTCGACGCCTCGGCGCTGGATGTCCCCACGATGCAGCGGACCGCCGCGGCCGTCAGCGCGTCGGAGACCGCGTTCCTGCTGTCCCGGCCCGGCGACGCCACCGTGCGCCTGCGCTACTTCACGCCCGTGGATGAGATTCCGTTCTGCGGCCACGCCACGGTGGCCACCTTCCATCTGCTCGCGGAGAAGGAACTCCTGCGAAGCCCGGGGACGTACACGCTGGAGTGCCCCGGCGGCACGTTCGGCATCGAGCTGGAGCCCCAGGGCACGCGTGGGACTCGGGTGTGGATCGCCACGCCCCCGCCTCCCGCGCAGCCCAACCCCGTGGCCCTGGACGCGCTGCTGGCCACGTTGGGCGGGACCGCGTCGCAGGTGGACCCGTCACTGCCGGTGATCCGCCAGGGCCACCGGTTGGTGGTGCCCCTCCGGCGGCTCGCGGACCTGGAGGCCCTGACGCCGCGAGGCGCGGCGATGAACGCGCTGCTGATGCCGCACGGCTTGCGCGGCGTCTACCTCTTCACCCGCGAAGCGAAGGAAGAGGGGAGCGTTGCCCAGGCGCGCTACTTCGTCCCGGGCTTCGGCATCCTGGAGGACCCCGTGACGGGCTCCGCCGCGGGACCGCTCGCGGCTTACCTCGCCGAGCACGGGAGCCTTCGCCTGCCGGAGCACGGCGGCACGGTGTCGAGTCGCATCGAACAGGGCGACACGATTGGCAAGCCGGGTCGCATCGACATCCAGGTCACCGGCCGACCAGGCCACATCGAGCGCGCCCGCGTCGGTGGAGTGGCCCTCTCCGTGATGGACGCCACGCTGCTCGCATAGCGAGGCTCACGTGCATGACGGACCGCGGGGCCGGGCCCCTTGATGGCCTCGCCGCGCACCTCCAGGTTCGAGGTTGGGATGATTCCATCCCCGCTTGAGTGACCGGTGCGGTCCGGCGGCCAGGCGGCAGCCGGCTCCACCGGGGGAGGACGTCATGGCAACCGATAACAGGAACCCAGGCGCGCAGGGGGGGCCCTCCTCCTCGCCTGTCATGAAGAACGCCCAGGCCGAGGTGCCGAGCGCCACGTCGCCGGGACAGGACCCGAGGACAGGCGCTGGCATCAGCCGCCGCGAGTCGCAGGCACCGGCCATCGGCAGGGAAGCCGCGCCCGCGAGTCCGTTCGGGCTGCTGCGCCGGATGATGGAGGACATGGACCAGCTCGTCTCCGGCTTCGGAGGCCGGGGCCTCACCGCTCGGAGCGGCCTGCTGGACGAGGGCCTCTGGTCACCGCAGGTGGATGTGCTGGAGCGGAACGGGAACCTCATC comes from the Corallococcus exiguus genome and includes:
- a CDS encoding PhzF family phenazine biosynthesis protein: MQVHIIDAFTRTAGAGNRAGVVLDASALDVPTMQRTAAAVSASETAFLLSRPGDATVRLRYFTPVDEIPFCGHATVATFHLLAEKELLRSPGTYTLECPGGTFGIELEPQGTRGTRVWIATPPPPAQPNPVALDALLATLGGTASQVDPSLPVIRQGHRLVVPLRRLADLEALTPRGAAMNALLMPHGLRGVYLFTREAKEEGSVAQARYFVPGFGILEDPVTGSAAGPLAAYLAEHGSLRLPEHGGTVSSRIEQGDTIGKPGRIDIQVTGRPGHIERARVGGVALSVMDATLLA
- a CDS encoding DUF481 domain-containing protein, coding for MNLLKSGGWVVLVVLLHASGAAAQIVNVQALFDEKAEPGPAAAIELGGDWRTGSTELFSIRGSLVGQLRSERDVWLGVIRGEYSFASGERIVSQVLEHVRYRRKLTDTVSGEIFAQHEYNEFRRLQLRILLGAGPRFILLNEDRLGLTFGVALMLEHERLRKDGEPDAGDRYTDPRVSSYLLGRIRLMENINLVETVYIQPRVTRPSDLRVLNETIFAVTPNPRVTVGIGFNLTYDSAPPATVPALDTQLRTTVGVKL